Genomic window (Thomasclavelia spiroformis DSM 1552):
TATTGATGATAAAACTTTATGTATTTTTGTTTCTCAATCAGGGGAAACTGCTGATACTTTAGCTGCATTACGTTTAGCAAAAGCTAAAGGGTGTACAACAATAGCAATTGCAAATGTTTTAGGGTCAACTATTTCTCGTGAAGCAGCGGCTACAATTTATACGTGTGCAGGACCTGAAATTGCTGTTGCTAGTACCAAAGCTTATACAACACAAATCATTGTTCTTTTATTATTGGCAATGTATATAGCACAATCTTTGGGTAAAGAAGATGAAGATTATCGTGAACTTATTGCAGGAATTAGTGACTTGCCAAAGCAAATTGAAATGATCTTAAAAGATGAAAAATTATTTGAAAAATATGCTAAATATTTACAAAATCAACATGATGCATATTTTATTGGACGTAATTTAGATTATGCAATTGTTTTAGAGGGAGCATTAAAACTAAAAGAAGTTTCATATATTCATGGAGATGCCTATATTGCTGGTGAATTAAAACATGGACCAATTGCATTGATTGAAGAAGGTAGTATTGTTATTGCAGTGGCTACTCAGCCAGATATTGCTTGTAAAACGATTAGTAATATTCAAGAGACAATTGCAAGAGGGGCTAAAGTAATTTTATTTACTTTACATGGTCAAAAAGTAAATAATGTCGATGAAATATATTATATGCCTGATGTAAATCCAATTTTGCAAACAATTCTTGTTGCTATTCCTTTGCAATTAATTAGCTATTATGCTGCTAAGATAAAAGGTTGTGACGTTGATAAACCACGTAATTTAGCTAAATCAGTAACAGTAGAATAAAATTAAATAGTATTTAATAATTGAGAGAGTGTAAATAATTTTGTGTAAACTAATCCACCAATGGTAGAATTAAATGGCAATCTAAAATAACCTGGGGTTCTGGGGTTTTAGATACTAAATCATAACGGGGAAAAGTTGTTCCCCGTTTTTTTGTATCTTTCTATGAGAAAATGTACTTTTATTTGATATCTGTATTTTTGATTGGATACATGTGATATGTGGCATCATCATTGAGGCAGTACATGACCCTGTTTTTAAATCTATGCCAGTTAAGATATCCATTTGAACTATGTTTGAGTAATTTTATTGATTTATTTCTATTTTCAATGATTCCATTGGAAATGCGTTTCCCATCTGCTCTTATAAATGAATTGACGATTTCCCGTTTCCATTTAGTAAGTGTATTTGCAAAATCTTTCATTTCTTTAATAGGACTGCTTTTAAATAGGGTAATCAGTTCGTCGATATTTTTTTTGGCACTGTCATAAGAAGAATCCCTGTAAAAAACATCCAGCTGATATTTAAGGTCATAAGCTAAATCTAATTCCCGATCATCCCTGATCATATAGTCAAAAATATCATAGTAGTTGAAATATCCCTGAAGTACTTTATTATATTTCTTTTCTACATTGGGATCGTATATGCACTTGTTGTTATTGGAGAAGAGCATCCAGTGGAATTTTTTCAAAACATAATAATGTCTGGATACTTCTGATAATTCATTTTTTTCAGCTTCGGTAAGGTTTTCTTTTTTGTTAAGGTAATTTTTTCTGGAGTAATAGCGATTCATGGAATTGATTCTTACTTTATCCAGTTTTCTGTGAAATTCCTGCTTGACATGATAGTGATCAACAGCACATAAGGCATCAGGAAACATAATTTTAGAAACAACACGATATGATTCCCACATGTCGAATGATACAACTTTAACTTTTTTTCTTTCTGATAAAGGAATATTAAAGAAATAATCCATCAGTACCTGTTTTCTTCTTGATGGAAGTACATCAACGATATTTTGTGACTGAAAATCAAGAAGAACACAGATGTATCTGCTTTTTTCGGATTTAAAAGCATAAACTTCATCAATGCACAGATATTGAGGAAGCTGCCTTCTTGACATGCAGACAAATGAATCAAAAATATGAGCGGCAGTTGTCTGTGAAATATGATAACGCTGAGCTACATCTTTAAATGTTGCAGCAGGATGCTTCAAATCTCTAAGGATATTATATACAGTCGCTAAGGAGATTCGTGAACCGGCAACAGAAAAAGGATTAAGTTCATAGAATGTTTTATTGCATTTTTTGCATCTGTATCTTCTGGCTCGATAATCAATCACACATCTATGACTGGTCAAAACAGAATGAGTGATGGTTTTTGTGGAGTAATCTTTAACTTGGTCAGTCATATTGAGGCATACAGGACACCGATGCGGTTTTCTGGCAAGAGTTACAGCTATATGAAGGTCGTCCTTTTGATGAGAGATGGCGAATGATTCAATATCCTTATTTTCAAGATTGAAGAACTGAAGGAAATCATTCTGGCTAATAACGTTTTTAGGCACAGTAGAAGTATCACACATGAAGCATCACCGCCATATCATAAAAAAATAAACATAATTTCATAAATAAATATACACTCCTTTCTTTGTTTACAGGTAAATAATAGAACCAAAAAAGGAAAGAAGATATAAAAGTTATGTGGTTATAAAAATAACGGGGAGATTTCTGGAATTAAATTTACATAAAACAAAATAATCATCGATAAAACAGGAAAATTTATGCTTAAGGTAATAAAAGTGAGATGAGTTGAGGATAGGGAGGGCAGTAATGACGATCTTATAAAGATCATGAAAAGTCAAGGAAATAAAAGGGATCATATCTTCAGCCAGGATAGCATGTGTTTTACCGCAGGATTTGCACATGATGCGAGTGATTCTGATTCTAATTTTTTGATTGAAAATAAAGATAGTACGAAAGTAGTAGGCATGTCTGATCCATAAAGAACCATGACAGTTAGGACATAGAATATTATCAAAATTTAAAGAATTAACGGAATCGTTATATGACTTGGATATTAAAGCTTCTAATTTATTCAGGTCAGGAAGAATAGTATTGATTTTTTTATTAAAATGGGTTATTATCATATTGTTCTTATGGAAAGGATGTATACAGACTGTGGTAGGAAAGTATGCATCCTTTTTTCTTTCTCAAAATTTCAGATAAACTGATAAAATAATTTTATCAAAAACCCCGTGAATATGGAAAGAATATAAATAATTATAATAAAAGAGCACCCCTATATATTTGAGTGCTCATTAAAACCCCGTAAAAGATTAGATAGTCAATTAAATTAACTGCCAAAGGACCAAGTTGACAGTATCCTATTTTATCTTGAGTATCTTTCATTTCCAGTTCACCTCCTTATGTTCGGTCCTTCGCTAGATAACCATTACAGTTATCATCATCACTACTATGACCTCGGCTGACTTCCTAGGACAAACGTTTCCACCATGATTACATTTTCATCATGTTCCTAGGACCTCCCACGGTAAGACATAACACTTTCATCCTATGTACCCACTATCTTTACACTGCTTATTCCGTCGTACTATTGGACTTCGATTTGTTTAGCAATCTCATCCGATAAGCTTCTGCCTAAAATAGTTCGTATTCCTTGGGTCAGGACTTTGCCTCCAACTTCCTCCCGTTCACACCTTACGATGGATACCTTGTCTTCGGCTAGTGGTTGGTAGTACGAAACCCCCACAGTGGACTTTCACCACCTAGTCTTATGTCATGCGTGGCACACTAAAAATATCCGTAGTATTAATCTACGGATATTTTATTTTGTTGATAAATAGGCAATTTTCTCTTTTAAATAAAGAGAAATTACCTTTAAACAAGAGGAGCTATAATATATATAGATATGATTGAAATAATTAAAATTTGTAAAAAAATTTTTATAATATTAATTGATTTTATAGAAAGAAAAGATTTTTTTAATTGTTTTGTAAAAGGAATATCATAATTAAAAGTGAGTAATAAATTAATAATAACTCCAAAAGATAAAATATAAACAAGAAATATCTTATTACCATAAGAAAAATCCCCAAATAACCCACTATGAATTATGACATTAGAATCAATTTCATGCCATCTTACTATTAATAATAAACCTAATATTAAGATAATAAACCAAGATAAAACATCGACTATTTTTTTAATCTTAATCATAAAATTTTCTCCCTTATACATATTAAATTATTTCTTTGATTTAAGAAGTTTATTAATTTTATTTACACCGGTAATGATCCAAAAAATTGATAATATGATCCACAGACATTTTAACCAGATTTCAGCATCTACAAAAATATAAAATATGCCAATAAATGCCCATAGTAAAATAAGAATTCCTTGAAAAATAATTTGCATTTTAATATTTTTATCCATAAAATTTTTCCTTTGATAAATTTTATTTATTAAATAAATTCATTCTTTAATCGTTCAAGTGCTTCTATTAAAGTTTTTGTAGGGCAAGCAATATTTATTCTTTCAAATCCTTTTCCATCATCACCAAAAATATATCCTTCATCAAAATACAAATCAGCATTATGCATTTTTGCTTCTAACTCTTTATAATTATAATCATACGCTCTAAAATCAAGCCATGCTAAATAAGTACCTTGCAATGGTGAAATTTTAACTAATGGTAAATTTTTAGCTAAATAATCTTTTAATAAGTTATAGTTTTTATAAATTAGATTAATAAATTCTAATAACCATTCTTCAGCTTCATTATATGCTAAAATAGTTGCTTTATATGCAATAGTATTTAAACTATGAAAACATCTTTTTTCTTGTTGTAAAATAAATTTTTTTCTTAAATCAGGATTTTTAATGAAAATATTAGATCCTTGTAATCCTGCTAAATTAAAACTTTTACTAGGAGCGCTACAAGTAATAGTAATATTTTCAATTTTTTTACTAATAGTAGCAATAGGGCAGTGTTTAAGTCCTGGCATAATTAAATCACCATGTATTTCATCACTTACAATGATTATATTATTATCTAAACAAATTTGTGCAATTTTTTCTAATTCTTGTTTACTCCAAACTCTTGAAATTGGATTATGTGGGTTACATAGTAATAGTAATTTATTTTTAGAATCTTTTGCAAGTTGTTCAAATTTATCGAAATCAATAGTATAATTTGTATCCGTATTTATTAATGGACATTTTACAAGTTTACGATCATTTATTTCAATAGCTTGATAAAATGGATAATATATCGGTGTAAAAGTTATAACACCATCGTTTTTATTTGTATATGCTAATATGGCATCGTATAAAGCAGGCACTATGCCATTAGACAAGACAACCATTTCTTTATCTATTTTATAGTTATGACGACGTGCCATCCAATTTATAACCGCCTGATAATATTCATCATTAGGATTAGTATATCCTAATACAGCATCATTTTCTAAAAATTTAATTAAGCCATTTTTTATTTCAGGTGCTAATGGCATATCGACATCAGCTACTGAAAATGGAGCTATATTTTCTGGTGTTCCAGGTTTCATTAAATTCCATTTACTTGAACCTTGTTTACTACGATTAATTAATGTTTCAAAATTATATTTCATATCTTCCCTCACAAAAAAATTTATTTATTACGTTTTTTTTCTTTAATAACAGTAAAAAGCAACCATATTCCTAAACCTACTGCTGTAATATAACCAATAAAACCTAACGCTGGTATTCCAAATACCTTTGGTGTCATATCAGTAGTACAAAGTAAGCTACTTGCCATTAATAAACCAGCACTTACAATTCCTACAGTTAACTTATTAACCATATGATTAATCGATTTTAATGGAACGCTTGATTCCATAATATCTAAATTAACTTTTAAACGACCTTTCATTACCATTTTAATCATTTCCGATAATTGTATAGGAAGTTCAATTACATTTTTAAAAGCCTCATATGTTTTTTTGCCGGTTGTTGATAATTCTTTTTTCAAATCAAAATGAGTAAATAATTGTTTTGTTACATGATTAGCAGCGATTTCAATGATACTTATATTTGGATCAACTAACATTACAGTACTTTCAATTGTCACCAATCCTCTAGCAAGCATACTTACACCTTTAGGCATTGAAATACGATGACGATGTGCAATTGAAAATATTTCTTGAATAACATCACTTAAATTAATATCTTTTAAGTTAGCACTGACGTAATGATGCATAAAAGTTTCGATATCATTATAAAACAAAGTATAGTCAATACGATTATCATGATTTCCTAGAGTCAAAATAACATCAACAAGTTTTTGAGTATCATTATTACCAATTGCAATAACAGCATTTTTCATCAATGATTTATCTTCCTTGTTTAAAATACCCATCATTCCAAAATCAATCCAAATAATTTTTCCATCTTTTATTCTAAGATTACCAGGATGGGGATCAGCATGAAAGAAACCATCATCCACTATTTGTTTTATATAATTTTCTGCAAGTTTAGCAGCTATTTCTTTACAGTCGTAACCATTTTTTATAAGTAAGTCTATTTGATCGATTTGTAGACCGTCGATATATTCCATTACTAAGATTTTACTTGTTGTAAAGTCTGTTTCAATAAATGGTGTAGCAATACAATTTATATTACTATTTAAATGAGCAAAGTCTCTTGCATATTTTGCTTCATTTAAAAAATCCATTTCTTCTTTAGCGGTATGCCAAAATTCATCTAAAACAATATTTAAATCAACAACACTACCTAATGCTTCATTAATTTTAAGTAATTTTACAGCTCTTCTAATTAATGAAATATCTTGTTCCATAGTTTCATATATATTAGGTCTTTGTACTTTTACAACAATATCTTTACCATTTTTTAAAGTAGCTCGGTGTACTTGAGCAATTGAAGCACTTCCTAAAGGAACAGGATTAAAATAAGAAAAAATCTCATTTAAATTACAACCATATTCATTTTCAATTACATTATAAACTGTTTCAATGTCAAGCGGAGCAACATTATCACGAAGTTTTATTAATTCTTTGCAATAACGTTGTGAAAACATATCTTGACGTGAGGACATAATTTGTCCAATTTTAACGAAGGTAGGTCCTAAATCTTCTAAGATTACTCTAAATTTTACAGGATCGATTCCTTTAGTCAAGTGGTGTTTTTTTAAGATACTGATGATTTGTAGAAGTCGCTTTTTACTGCTTAATGTATTTTTGTTATTCTGTTTCATGTTTATTGTTTTGTAATTCTGTAATTTTTTGTTTTAAAATTTCTAAGTCTTCAGGACTTATATTTTCTAAGTCTTTTGAAATTTGATCTACTGATTTTTCTGTTTTCTTAGTAAAATTATGTTTTAACTCTTCATTTAAAGCTTTACCTTGTTCAACTGTTAATTCACCTTTTTTTACTAATTCATCAACAACATCTTTAGATTTTTCTATTGTAGTAGCTACAGCTCCAATTCCAGCTAATAATACTTTTTTTAGATCTTCACTAAAATTATTCATAATAATTCTCCTTTCTTCATTATCTAACTTTATTTTATCACTTTTTAGATTAATTCTTAATTAATTTTTATTAAAAATAATATTATAACAAGATAAAATTATCTTGTTATAATATATCTAAATTAAAATTATATAGGATATATTTAATATAGGTGGTTAATATGAAAAAAATTTTATTAAAAATAATGTTTTTACAAGATAAAATTATCTTGTTATAATATATCTAAATTAAAATTATATAGGGTATATTTAGTATAGGTGGTTAATATGAAAAAAATTTTATTAAAAGTATGTATATTTATATATATTGCAACATTGATTATTGGATTATATGTTAATTACGTAAATGGTAATATCAATGATTTTTTTATGACATTAGTAGCAGTATTTACACCATTGATTATTCCTGCTTTATTTTATTTGTTAAAATTGAAAATAACTGAAGAGATAATGATTATTAATTTAATTTTTGTATATTTTGCTTCATTAATTGGTAGTGGTTTTAATGGGTATCAAATTCCCTTTTTTGATAAAGTGTTACATTTTACAAGTGGGATATTTATTTCTATGTTAGCAATTATTATTTATTGGATTATAAAAAAGGATAGAAGAATAAGTGATGAAAAAGAACATAGAATTTTTATGCTATTTGTTTTAAATACTAATCTTGCAATTGCAATGTTATGGGAATTATATGAATATATGATGTTAGTGTTATTTAATAATGATTGTATAAATCATTATACAACGGGTGTACATGATTCTATGACGGATATGATTTGTGCATTAACAGCAGGACTGATTGTTCTTTATGCAGTAAATAGATATTATAAACACAAAAAAAATAATTGTTTAGTTAATGTTTGTATAAATTTTTATGATAAAAATTTTAGTGAATAAAAAGATTAGGGTAAAAGTTATTAAGTAAATAATTGTATTTTTACTTAAAACTACGCCTAATCTTTTTTATTGGATTTTATATGTTTTTTACATTTAGAGCTCTAATTGCATTTAAAACAGCTATAACCATAACACCAACATCTGCAAAAATTGCTAACCACATATTGGCAATACCGATTGCACCTAATATTAAACAAATTACCTTAATACCAATTGCAAAATAAATATTTTCATAAACGATTTTCAAACATTTTTTAGAAATTTTAATTGCTTTAGCAATTTTTAATGGATCATCATCCATTAAAACAATATCAGCAGCTTCAATAGCAGCATCGCTTCCTAATGCTCCCATAGCAATACCAATATCAGCTCTTGAAAGAACAGGAGCATCATTAATACCATCACCGACAAAGGCTAATTTTTCTTTATTACTTTTTTGATTTAATAATTCTTCAACTTTAGTAACTTTATCTTCAGGTAATAATCCACTATATACCTGATCAATATTTAAATCAGTAGCTACTTTATTAGCAACTTTACTTATATCACCTGTTAACATAATAGTTTTTTTAATACCAATATTTTTTAATTCTTGAATTGCTTGTTTAGCAGTAGGTTTGATTAAATCTGAAATTAATATATGTCCAGCATATTTATTATCAATTGCAATATGAACAATTGTACCGATACTATGACAATCAACATAAGATATATTGAATTTTTTCATTAATTTATCATTTCCTGCCATAACTGTAATATTATCAATTTTTGCAATTACACCATGACCACTAATTTCTTTGACATCTTTAATTCGTGTTTTATCGACTGGTTTACCATATGCTTTTTGTAAACTTTTAGAAATTGGATGAGTAGAATAACTTTCAGCAAGTGTTGCATATTCTAATAATTGATCATTTTCAATTGTTGAATGATGAATACCACTAACTTCAAAGACTCCTTGAGTCATTGTTCCTGTTTTATCAAAAACAACATATTTAGTTGTAGCTAAAGCTTCAAGATAATTTGATCCTTTTACTAAAACGCCACTGTTACTAGCACCACCGATTCCTGCAAAAAAACTAAGCGGGATACTAATAACTAAAGCACAAGGACAACTAATAACAAGGAAAGTTAAAGCACGATAAACCCAAACTGACCATGAAGCTTCATTACCCATTAATAAATTAATGATTGGTGGTACTAAAGCTAATGCTAGGGCACTATAACATACAGCCGGAGTATAATAACGGGCGAACTTTGAAATGAAGTTTTCAGATTTTGATTTTTTAGAGCTTGCATTTTCTACCATATCTAATATTTTTGATACTGTCGATTCACCGAATTCCTTAGTAGTTTTAATTTTTAATAAACCAGTTATATTAATACAACCACTAATGACTTCATTGTTTGTAGTTACTTCTTGTGGTAAACTTTCTCCAGTTAATGCACTTGTATTTAATGATGATGTTCCTTCGATGATTTTTCCATCAATAGGAATTTTTTCACCAGGTTTTACAATAATAATAGAACCAATTTCTACTTCATCAGGATCAACTTGAACTATGTTACCAGAATCATCTTCGATATTAGCATAATCAGGACGAATATCCATTAATTCACTAATATTTCTTCGGCTTTTTCCAACAGCATAGCTTTGAAACCATTCACCAATTTGATAAAAAAGCATTACAGCTGTTCCTTCGCTATATTCTCCTAAAGCAATTGCTCCAACTGTAGCTATTGCCATTAAGAAATTTTCATCAAAAACTTGACGATTTAAGATGCCTTTAATAGCTTTTTTTAAAATATCATAACCTATAATAAAATAAGTTATTAAAAATAAAATAGTTTCATAAAAATTATTTAAAGATAAAATTCTTAAAGCAATAAATAAAATAAAGGAAATTATAATACGTATTAGCAT
Coding sequences:
- a CDS encoding ISL3 family transposase, whose protein sequence is MCDTSTVPKNVISQNDFLQFFNLENKDIESFAISHQKDDLHIAVTLARKPHRCPVCLNMTDQVKDYSTKTITHSVLTSHRCVIDYRARRYRCKKCNKTFYELNPFSVAGSRISLATVYNILRDLKHPAATFKDVAQRYHISQTTAAHIFDSFVCMSRRQLPQYLCIDEVYAFKSEKSRYICVLLDFQSQNIVDVLPSRRKQVLMDYFFNIPLSERKKVKVVSFDMWESYRVVSKIMFPDALCAVDHYHVKQEFHRKLDKVRINSMNRYYSRKNYLNKKENLTEAEKNELSEVSRHYYVLKKFHWMLFSNNNKCIYDPNVEKKYNKVLQGYFNYYDIFDYMIRDDRELDLAYDLKYQLDVFYRDSSYDSAKKNIDELITLFKSSPIKEMKDFANTLTKWKREIVNSFIRADGKRISNGIIENRNKSIKLLKHSSNGYLNWHRFKNRVMYCLNDDATYHMYPIKNTDIK
- a CDS encoding DUF6431 domain-containing protein, whose product is MIITHFNKKINTILPDLNKLEALISKSYNDSVNSLNFDNILCPNCHGSLWIRHAYYFRTIFIFNQKIRIRITRIMCKSCGKTHAILAEDMIPFISLTFHDLYKIVITALPILNSSHFYYLKHKFSCFIDDYFVLCKFNSRNLPVIFITT
- a CDS encoding ABC1 kinase family protein; amino-acid sequence: MKQNNKNTLSSKKRLLQIISILKKHHLTKGIDPVKFRVILEDLGPTFVKIGQIMSSRQDMFSQRYCKELIKLRDNVAPLDIETVYNVIENEYGCNLNEIFSYFNPVPLGSASIAQVHRATLKNGKDIVVKVQRPNIYETMEQDISLIRRAVKLLKINEALGSVVDLNIVLDEFWHTAKEEMDFLNEAKYARDFAHLNSNINCIATPFIETDFTTSKILVMEYIDGLQIDQIDLLIKNGYDCKEIAAKLAENYIKQIVDDGFFHADPHPGNLRIKDGKIIWIDFGMMGILNKEDKSLMKNAVIAIGNNDTQKLVDVILTLGNHDNRIDYTLFYNDIETFMHHYVSANLKDINLSDVIQEIFSIAHRHRISMPKGVSMLARGLVTIESTVMLVDPNISIIEIAANHVTKQLFTHFDLKKELSTTGKKTYEAFKNVIELPIQLSEMIKMVMKGRLKVNLDIMESSVPLKSINHMVNKLTVGIVSAGLLMASSLLCTTDMTPKVFGIPALGFIGYITAVGLGIWLLFTVIKEKKRNK
- a CDS encoding MalY/PatB family protein codes for the protein MKYNFETLINRSKQGSSKWNLMKPGTPENIAPFSVADVDMPLAPEIKNGLIKFLENDAVLGYTNPNDEYYQAVINWMARRHNYKIDKEMVVLSNGIVPALYDAILAYTNKNDGVITFTPIYYPFYQAIEINDRKLVKCPLINTDTNYTIDFDKFEQLAKDSKNKLLLLCNPHNPISRVWSKQELEKIAQICLDNNIIIVSDEIHGDLIMPGLKHCPIATISKKIENITITCSAPSKSFNLAGLQGSNIFIKNPDLRKKFILQQEKRCFHSLNTIAYKATILAYNEAEEWLLEFINLIYKNYNLLKDYLAKNLPLVKISPLQGTYLAWLDFRAYDYNYKELEAKMHNADLYFDEGYIFGDDGKGFERINIACPTKTLIEALERLKNEFI
- a CDS encoding heavy metal translocating P-type ATPase, which codes for MNKKQKKMLIRIIISFILFIALRILSLNNFYETILFLITYFIIGYDILKKAIKGILNRQVFDENFLMAIATVGAIALGEYSEGTAVMLFYQIGEWFQSYAVGKSRRNISELMDIRPDYANIEDDSGNIVQVDPDEVEIGSIIIVKPGEKIPIDGKIIEGTSSLNTSALTGESLPQEVTTNNEVISGCINITGLLKIKTTKEFGESTVSKILDMVENASSKKSKSENFISKFARYYTPAVCYSALALALVPPIINLLMGNEASWSVWVYRALTFLVISCPCALVISIPLSFFAGIGGASNSGVLVKGSNYLEALATTKYVVFDKTGTMTQGVFEVSGIHHSTIENDQLLEYATLAESYSTHPISKSLQKAYGKPVDKTRIKDVKEISGHGVIAKIDNITVMAGNDKLMKKFNISYVDCHSIGTIVHIAIDNKYAGHILISDLIKPTAKQAIQELKNIGIKKTIMLTGDISKVANKVATDLNIDQVYSGLLPEDKVTKVEELLNQKSNKEKLAFVGDGINDAPVLSRADIGIAMGALGSDAAIEAADIVLMDDDPLKIAKAIKISKKCLKIVYENIYFAIGIKVICLILGAIGIANMWLAIFADVGVMVIAVLNAIRALNVKNI
- a CDS encoding phasin family protein, which produces MNNFSEDLKKVLLAGIGAVATTIEKSKDVVDELVKKGELTVEQGKALNEELKHNFTKKTEKSVDQISKDLENISPEDLEILKQKITELQNNKHETE